The Heyndrickxia vini genome contains a region encoding:
- a CDS encoding FtsW/RodA/SpoVE family cell cycle protein: MLKKILKSYDYSLVIVYILLCLFGLVMIYSASMVVAVQKYGYSSDFFYMKQLKSFILSLIAFIITAFFPYKIYKSNKFLGTIMLISVAALIGIRLFGHNSNNAQSWFKIGTSMIQPSEFVKLSVIIYLSAVYAKKQSYIDQFNKGVIPPLLFLIFVCFLIAIEPDFGTASIIFAIGLTILLCSGMKMKTMMKLLSLGLIVVLLLSPVFLLKKDEIFTKNKMARITGYMDPFKSQADEGFQLYNSYLALGSGGVKGLGLGQSVQKLGYLPEPHTDFIMAIIAEELGIFGVGFVIIGLSYLVLRGIYIGVKCRDPFGSLLSIGISSMIGIQTFINLGGVSGLIPITGVPLPLISYGGSSLLLLSASLGVLVNVSMFVKYEDKYKKKEETTTFVNSKFNNRGFKVH, from the coding sequence ATGTTAAAAAAAATCTTAAAGTCTTATGACTATTCACTTGTCATCGTGTACATACTTTTATGTTTATTTGGATTAGTCATGATATACAGTGCAAGCATGGTGGTTGCTGTACAAAAATACGGTTATAGCAGCGATTTCTTTTATATGAAACAATTAAAAAGTTTCATATTGTCACTAATTGCTTTTATCATTACCGCTTTTTTTCCATATAAAATATATAAAAGCAATAAGTTTCTTGGAACGATTATGCTTATATCTGTTGCAGCTCTTATCGGGATTCGCCTGTTTGGTCATAACTCAAATAATGCTCAAAGCTGGTTTAAAATCGGGACAAGCATGATTCAGCCATCAGAGTTTGTAAAGTTAAGTGTAATCATATACCTATCTGCAGTTTATGCGAAAAAGCAGTCTTATATTGATCAATTTAATAAAGGAGTCATTCCACCTTTATTATTTTTAATCTTTGTTTGTTTCTTGATAGCGATTGAGCCTGATTTTGGTACTGCCTCCATAATTTTTGCAATAGGACTAACGATTTTGCTTTGTTCGGGAATGAAAATGAAGACGATGATGAAACTTTTAAGTTTGGGATTAATTGTTGTCTTACTCCTTTCTCCCGTATTTTTATTAAAAAAGGATGAAATATTTACAAAAAATAAAATGGCACGGATTACGGGTTATATGGACCCTTTCAAAAGTCAAGCAGATGAAGGGTTTCAATTATACAATTCATACTTGGCCTTAGGGTCTGGTGGTGTGAAGGGGTTAGGTCTTGGACAAAGCGTTCAAAAGCTTGGATATCTTCCCGAGCCACATACTGATTTTATTATGGCTATCATTGCGGAAGAGCTAGGAATTTTTGGCGTGGGTTTTGTCATTATTGGTTTATCCTACCTCGTTTTAAGAGGAATATATATAGGGGTAAAATGCAGAGATCCATTTGGAAGTCTACTATCAATCGGAATCTCAAGTATGATTGGTATTCAAACCTTTATTAATTTAGGAGGGGTGTCGGGATTAATACCCATTACAGGGGTTCCATTACCATTGATTAGTTATGGCGGTTCTTCACTGCTTCTTTTATCAGCTTCATTAGGTGTGTTAGTCAATGTATCAATGTTTGTAAAGTATGAAGATAAGTATAAGAAAAAAGAAGAGACTACTACTTTTGTAAATTCGAAATTTAATAATCGTGGATTTAAGGTACATTAA
- the pyc gene encoding pyruvate carboxylase, which produces MKKIEKVLVANRGEIAIRVFRACTELNIRTVAIYSKEDSGSYHRYKADEAYLVGEGKKPIDAYLDIEGIIEIAKSSNVDAIHPGYGFLSENIQFAKRCVEEGITFIGPNTNHLDMFGDKVKAKEQAILANIPVIPGSNGPVSSLEEVQKFGQHHGYPFIIKASLGGGGRGMRIVNHAEEVTEAFNRAKSEAKAAFGNDEVYVEKFIKNPKHIEVQILGDSKGNIVHLFERDCSVQRRHQKVVEVAPCVSLTEELRKDICQAAVNLMKNVNYVNAGTVEFLVADNEFYFIEVNPRVQVEHTITEMITGIDIVQSQILIAEGHQLHSEIVSIPEQDKITINGFAIQSRVTTEDPLNHFMPDTGKIMAYRSGGGFGVRLDAGNGFQGAVITPFYDSLLVKLSTSAPSFEKAVAKMVRNLKEFRIRGIKTNIPFLINVVKHENFITGEYDTSFIDSTPELFDFPASRDRGTKMLSYISNVTINGFPGIEHKEKPLYPKNRVPKVSLVEESAPGTKQILDRDGADGLVKWIKSQKEVLLTDTTFRDAHQSLLATRVRTQDIRKIAEPTSKLLPELFSLEMWGGATFDVAYRFLKEDPWQRLKELRERVPNVLFQMLFRGSNAVGYKNYPDNIIREFAKLSADAGIDVFRIFDSLNWIKGMEVAIDAVRQTGKIAEAAICYTGDINDPIRTKYNIQYYKNLAKELENQGAHILAIKDMAGLLKPQAAYQLISELKETIDIPIHLHTHDTSGNGLYTYAKAIDAGVDIVDVALNSMAGLTSQPSLNGLYYALEGTERKPKINIDAAEKLTNYWEDVRKYYSDFESGMNSPHTEVYRHEMPGGQYSNLMQQAKAVGLGERWDEVEEMYQIVNRMFGDIVKVTPSSKVVGDMALFMVQNNLTEEDVYTRGLKIDFPDSVVELFQGYLGQPVGGFPKELQKVILKDRNPISIRPGELMESVDLSSLKDTLSKEIGREVNDHETISYALYPKVFLDYVKTVELFGDVSVIDTPTFLYGMRLGEEIEVEIEKGKTLFVQLVSIGQPRRDGTRIMYFELNGQPREIIIKDESIKSTVANKVKADPKNEQQIGATMPGTVIKVMVSKGDRVNAGDHLMITEAMKMETTVQAPFSGVVKEIFVQNGESISPNDLLIELEKI; this is translated from the coding sequence ATGAAAAAAATTGAAAAGGTATTGGTAGCGAACAGAGGAGAAATAGCGATTCGAGTTTTTCGAGCGTGTACAGAATTAAATATTCGGACGGTAGCCATTTATTCTAAAGAAGACTCGGGATCTTATCATCGTTACAAAGCGGACGAAGCATATTTAGTTGGTGAAGGGAAAAAACCAATAGATGCCTATTTAGATATTGAAGGAATTATTGAAATTGCGAAAAGTTCAAATGTAGATGCCATCCACCCGGGGTATGGATTTCTTTCTGAAAACATTCAATTTGCAAAACGTTGTGTAGAAGAGGGAATAACTTTTATTGGTCCAAATACAAATCACTTAGATATGTTTGGTGATAAGGTTAAAGCGAAGGAGCAAGCGATTCTTGCCAATATTCCAGTTATTCCAGGTAGTAACGGTCCAGTCTCTTCTCTTGAAGAAGTACAAAAATTCGGTCAGCATCATGGATATCCATTTATCATTAAAGCATCATTAGGCGGTGGCGGTCGTGGGATGAGGATTGTTAATCATGCCGAGGAAGTGACTGAAGCATTTAATCGCGCTAAGTCAGAAGCAAAAGCCGCATTTGGAAATGATGAGGTTTATGTAGAAAAATTTATTAAAAATCCTAAACATATTGAAGTTCAAATATTAGGTGATTCAAAAGGTAATATAGTTCACTTATTTGAAAGGGATTGTTCTGTTCAAAGACGCCACCAAAAAGTAGTTGAGGTAGCACCATGTGTATCGCTTACTGAAGAGTTGCGAAAGGATATTTGCCAAGCAGCAGTTAATTTAATGAAAAACGTCAATTATGTGAATGCTGGTACGGTGGAATTTTTAGTAGCGGACAATGAATTTTATTTTATTGAAGTTAATCCACGTGTCCAAGTAGAACACACAATCACGGAAATGATCACTGGCATTGATATTGTTCAGTCTCAAATTTTAATTGCGGAAGGCCATCAATTACATAGCGAAATTGTGAGTATTCCGGAACAGGATAAAATCACGATCAATGGCTTTGCTATTCAATCTAGGGTAACAACTGAAGATCCATTAAATCATTTCATGCCTGATACCGGGAAAATTATGGCTTACCGTTCCGGTGGTGGTTTTGGTGTACGACTTGATGCAGGAAATGGCTTCCAAGGAGCAGTTATTACACCATTTTATGATTCCCTATTAGTAAAATTATCTACATCAGCTCCATCATTTGAAAAAGCGGTAGCAAAAATGGTACGAAATCTGAAGGAATTTAGAATTAGGGGAATAAAAACAAATATACCTTTCCTTATTAATGTAGTGAAACATGAAAATTTTATTACGGGTGAGTATGACACTTCTTTTATTGACTCAACTCCGGAACTTTTTGACTTTCCTGCCAGCCGTGACCGCGGAACGAAAATGCTTTCTTATATTAGCAATGTTACGATTAATGGATTTCCGGGAATTGAGCATAAAGAAAAGCCATTATATCCCAAAAACAGAGTACCAAAAGTTAGTCTCGTGGAAGAATCAGCTCCTGGTACAAAACAAATACTGGACCGTGATGGCGCTGATGGATTAGTAAAGTGGATTAAATCGCAAAAAGAAGTATTATTGACTGATACAACATTTCGTGATGCCCACCAATCATTACTCGCAACACGTGTAAGAACACAGGATATTAGAAAAATCGCCGAACCGACTTCTAAATTACTTCCAGAACTATTTTCTTTAGAAATGTGGGGAGGAGCTACATTCGATGTGGCATATCGATTTTTAAAGGAAGACCCATGGCAGCGTTTGAAGGAATTAAGAGAAAGGGTTCCAAATGTTCTTTTTCAAATGCTTTTTAGAGGTTCAAATGCGGTAGGGTATAAAAATTACCCGGATAATATTATTCGCGAATTTGCCAAACTGTCTGCAGATGCGGGAATTGATGTTTTTAGAATATTTGATAGTTTGAATTGGATAAAAGGAATGGAAGTTGCCATTGATGCTGTTAGACAAACCGGAAAAATTGCCGAAGCAGCAATTTGCTACACTGGTGACATCAATGACCCTATAAGAACTAAATATAATATTCAATACTATAAAAACTTGGCAAAAGAGTTAGAAAATCAAGGAGCACATATTCTTGCTATTAAAGACATGGCTGGTCTATTAAAACCACAAGCAGCTTATCAACTTATATCTGAATTAAAAGAAACAATAGATATTCCAATTCATTTGCATACACATGATACAAGTGGGAATGGACTTTACACATATGCGAAAGCCATTGATGCGGGTGTGGATATTGTAGATGTAGCACTAAATTCAATGGCGGGCTTAACATCACAGCCCAGTTTAAATGGATTATATTATGCATTGGAAGGAACAGAAAGAAAACCGAAAATAAATATTGATGCCGCGGAAAAGCTTACAAATTATTGGGAAGACGTAAGAAAATATTATAGTGACTTTGAAAGTGGAATGAATTCACCACACACAGAAGTGTACCGACATGAAATGCCGGGTGGACAATATAGCAATCTCATGCAACAGGCGAAAGCAGTAGGGCTTGGAGAGCGTTGGGATGAAGTGGAAGAAATGTACCAAATTGTAAACCGTATGTTTGGGGATATAGTAAAGGTAACCCCTTCTTCAAAAGTAGTTGGAGATATGGCTTTATTTATGGTGCAAAATAATCTAACTGAAGAAGATGTCTATACACGTGGATTAAAAATAGACTTTCCAGATTCAGTTGTGGAATTGTTTCAAGGATATTTAGGGCAACCAGTCGGTGGATTTCCAAAAGAGCTACAAAAAGTGATTTTAAAGGATAGAAATCCAATTAGCATTCGTCCAGGAGAATTAATGGAGAGTGTTGATCTTTCCAGTCTTAAAGACACATTGTCTAAAGAAATAGGCAGGGAAGTTAATGACCACGAAACGATTTCTTACGCTTTATATCCTAAAGTATTTTTAGATTATGTGAAAACCGTTGAACTATTTGGTGATGTTTCCGTCATTGATACACCAACATTCCTGTATGGTATGAGACTGGGCGAGGAAATTGAGGTAGAAATAGAAAAAGGAAAAACACTTTTTGTTCAATTAGTTTCAATCGGACAACCTAGAAGAGATGGAACGAGAATTATGTATTTTGAGTTAAATGGCCAGCCACGTGAAATAATAATTAAAGATGAAAGTATAAAATCAACTGTAGCAAATAAGGTAAAAGCTGACCCGAAAAATGAACAACAAATCGGGGCAACTATGCCAGGGACGGTTATTAAAGTGATGGTTAGTAAAGGAGATAGAGTCAATGCTGGTGATCACCTCATGATTACCGAAGCGATGAAAATGGAAACAACTGTCCAAGCGCCATTCTCCGGAGTGGTCAAAGAGATATTTGTCCAAAACGGGGAATCCATTAGTCCAAATGATCTTTTAATAGAACTAGAAAAAATATAA
- the coxB gene encoding cytochrome c oxidase subunit II, translated as MKQWLKKWRLVSVFAVLALALSGCGGEPFLSTLKPAGEVAQKQFDLMLLSTGIMVIVIAVVVVIFVVAIIRFRRTKAKENMIPKQVEGNHVLEIIWTVIPIILLLVLAIPVVAATFNLGDTAAMEKKDKDGKPKELVVNVRSNLYWWEFEYPGLGIVTSQDLVVPTDQKVYFSLKSSDVKHSFWIPSVGGKIDTNVDNVNKFWLKFDSQKAKEAGDVFYGKCAELCGPSHALMDFKVKPMSQDDFTQWVKDMKSVGKEGVKPTTDLAVRGEEIFKSKDVACISCHAVSPDNSTPEAARRAPNLTDFGERERVAGILDHNKENIKKWVKDPQAYKPGNKMPAFKNLSDQDLDALAEYLMGLKVQQ; from the coding sequence ATGAAACAATGGCTGAAAAAATGGCGTCTAGTCTCAGTATTTGCTGTATTAGCGCTAGCTCTTTCCGGCTGTGGTGGTGAGCCATTCTTATCAACACTAAAGCCAGCGGGTGAAGTAGCTCAAAAGCAATTTGATTTAATGTTGTTGAGTACTGGCATTATGGTAATTGTAATTGCTGTAGTAGTAGTTATTTTCGTTGTTGCAATAATTCGCTTCCGCCGGACAAAAGCAAAAGAAAACATGATACCAAAACAAGTGGAAGGAAATCATGTTCTTGAAATTATTTGGACAGTTATTCCGATTATTCTATTACTTGTTCTTGCAATACCAGTAGTTGCAGCTACATTCAATTTAGGTGATACGGCTGCAATGGAGAAAAAGGACAAAGATGGTAAGCCAAAAGAGCTGGTTGTCAACGTTCGCTCGAATCTATACTGGTGGGAATTCGAATATCCTGGCTTAGGAATTGTTACAAGTCAAGATTTAGTCGTTCCTACTGATCAAAAAGTGTATTTTTCTTTAAAATCATCCGATGTTAAGCATTCATTCTGGATTCCTTCTGTTGGTGGGAAAATCGATACGAATGTCGATAATGTCAATAAATTTTGGCTGAAATTTGATAGTCAAAAAGCAAAAGAAGCTGGCGACGTATTTTATGGAAAATGTGCTGAACTTTGCGGACCGTCACATGCTTTAATGGATTTTAAAGTTAAACCGATGTCACAAGATGACTTTACACAATGGGTTAAGGATATGAAAAGTGTTGGAAAAGAGGGCGTAAAACCGACCACTGACTTAGCCGTACGTGGAGAAGAAATCTTTAAGAGTAAAGATGTAGCTTGTATTAGCTGTCATGCGGTTTCACCGGATAATTCAACACCTGAAGCAGCACGTAGAGCACCAAACTTAACTGATTTTGGTGAACGTGAACGTGTAGCAGGTATCTTAGATCATAATAAAGAAAATATAAAAAAATGGGTTAAAGATCCACAAGCTTATAAACCAGGAAATAAAATGCCTGCATTTAAAAACTTGTCTGATCAAGATTTAGATGCATTAGCTGAATATTTAATGGGATTAAAAGTACAACAATAA
- a CDS encoding peptidyl-prolyl cis-trans isomerase: protein MIIPIKGNIKFPITLDAGTWIFDDRKLDLTTYFDNKNTGIDEDEEYTKSVGKFFDREIKEGAISPPTLKSEKRFLKERLLTGTFGIKFEPFLKNAEPLESATTLIIETNDEEVRIPISEAYDLIIAFSKEGKALKEDGPVHILFEDGSNKDQPIKYVKGFRVE, encoded by the coding sequence ATGATTATTCCAATTAAAGGAAATATTAAATTTCCAATTACTTTAGATGCCGGGACTTGGATATTTGATGACCGTAAATTAGACTTAACTACATATTTTGATAATAAGAATACGGGTATTGACGAGGATGAAGAATATACAAAAAGTGTTGGTAAATTTTTTGATCGTGAAATTAAAGAAGGCGCTATTTCACCTCCAACACTAAAATCTGAAAAGAGATTTTTGAAAGAAAGACTTTTAACTGGTACATTCGGCATTAAATTTGAACCTTTTTTAAAAAATGCTGAACCTCTCGAAAGTGCTACTACACTTATAATTGAAACAAACGATGAAGAGGTACGAATCCCTATCAGTGAAGCATATGACCTTATTATTGCTTTTTCAAAAGAAGGGAAAGCTCTAAAAGAGGATGGACCAGTGCATATTTTATTTGAAGACGGTTCTAATAAAGATCAACCAATAAAATATGTCAAAGGTTTTCGCGTAGAGTAA
- a CDS encoding COX15/CtaA family protein: protein MRRGLKWLAILTTLGMLFVLIGGALVTKTDSGMGCGRSWPLCHGQLLPSHITMKTLIELAHRFVSGGVGILLLILSVWSWKAIGHKRETKFLVILSLFFLILQALIGAAAVVWGQSSFVLALHFGISLISFASVFLLTLLIFEVDQKFDASKVVFDKRMKFHIIGVTIYSYIVVYTGALVRHTLSSLACRDWPFCLNDSISLPTNMYQWVQMGHRFAAGIIFLWIAYITYLSFKNYRNQPVIYKGWFIAFILVCLQVIAGALIIVTRLNLYIALAHALFISCLFGLLSYYLLLIGRSNKNME from the coding sequence TTGCGTCGAGGATTAAAATGGTTAGCAATCTTAACGACGCTAGGAATGCTTTTCGTCTTGATCGGTGGAGCATTAGTTACAAAAACCGATTCCGGTATGGGATGCGGGAGATCTTGGCCACTTTGTCATGGTCAACTCTTACCAAGCCACATAACGATGAAGACTTTAATTGAATTAGCACATCGCTTTGTATCAGGTGGTGTAGGAATTCTATTACTAATTTTATCGGTTTGGTCATGGAAAGCTATCGGCCACAAGCGCGAAACAAAATTTCTAGTGATTTTATCTTTATTCTTTTTAATATTACAAGCACTTATTGGGGCAGCCGCAGTTGTTTGGGGACAATCTAGTTTTGTGTTAGCATTGCATTTTGGTATATCACTTATTTCATTTGCTTCGGTGTTCCTGTTAACATTATTAATATTTGAAGTGGATCAAAAATTTGATGCCTCAAAAGTTGTTTTTGATAAGCGAATGAAGTTTCATATTATCGGGGTTACAATTTATAGTTATATTGTCGTTTACACAGGTGCCCTTGTTCGTCATACACTCTCAAGTTTAGCGTGCAGGGACTGGCCATTTTGCTTAAACGATTCGATCTCCCTTCCAACAAACATGTACCAATGGGTTCAAATGGGACATCGTTTTGCTGCAGGTATTATTTTTCTTTGGATCGCATATATAACATATTTAAGCTTTAAAAATTACAGAAATCAGCCTGTTATCTATAAAGGTTGGTTCATAGCCTTTATTCTTGTCTGCTTACAAGTAATTGCAGGAGCTCTTATTATCGTTACAAGATTAAACCTATATATCGCACTTGCACATGCATTATTTATCTCCTGCCTTTTTGGCTTGCTAAGTTATTATCTATTATTGATCGGTAGAAGTAATAAAAATATGGAATAA
- the cyoE gene encoding heme o synthase encodes MSNSRVIDIEKTNIPETTAIKDFLSLIKIGIVNSNLITTFTGLWLALVFTNQHFLESIHIVILTLLGSALIIAGSCSINNFIDRDIDPIMSRTKSRPTVTGKMSGAKVLTIGFSFITLGTVLLFMTSITAGIIGIIGIFSYVVLYSMWSKRLYVSNTIVGSISGAVPPLIGWAAVDPNLDTIAWVLFLMMFIWQPPHFYALAMKRCEEYRAANIPMLPVVKGFEVTKRHIVIWVACLLPLPFFLLPLGITFFIIATLFNIGWLVMGIYGFKMKDDIKWARMMFVYSLNYLTILFVAMVIFTVI; translated from the coding sequence ATGTCAAATAGTCGAGTGATAGATATTGAAAAAACAAACATTCCGGAAACAACGGCGATTAAAGATTTTTTATCTTTAATTAAAATAGGCATCGTTAATTCAAATCTAATAACTACTTTTACTGGTCTGTGGCTGGCATTAGTATTTACTAATCAACATTTTTTGGAGTCAATACATATTGTCATTCTTACTTTACTTGGGTCAGCTTTAATTATCGCAGGTTCATGCAGTATTAATAATTTCATTGACCGTGATATTGATCCTATTATGAGTAGGACGAAATCAAGACCGACGGTAACAGGCAAAATGAGCGGTGCTAAAGTATTAACGATTGGATTTTCTTTTATTACACTTGGAACAGTCCTTTTATTTATGACATCAATCACAGCAGGGATAATTGGTATTATTGGTATTTTCAGTTATGTTGTTTTGTATTCTATGTGGTCTAAACGTTTATATGTAAGTAATACGATTGTTGGCAGTATATCAGGTGCAGTTCCACCTTTAATTGGTTGGGCAGCTGTAGATCCAAATTTAGATACGATTGCATGGGTTCTCTTTTTGATGATGTTTATTTGGCAGCCGCCTCATTTTTATGCTTTGGCAATGAAGCGTTGTGAGGAATACCGTGCAGCAAATATTCCAATGTTACCAGTAGTAAAAGGGTTTGAAGTGACTAAACGTCATATCGTAATATGGGTGGCCTGTTTACTGCCATTGCCATTTTTTCTTCTACCATTAGGCATAACATTCTTTATTATTGCTACTCTATTTAATATAGGCTGGTTAGTAATGGGGATTTATGGTTTTAAAATGAAAGATGATATAAAATGGGCTAGAATGATGTTTGTGTATTCATTAAATTATCTAACAATTTTGTTTGTTGCAATGGTAATCTTTACCGTTATTTAA
- a CDS encoding YlaN family protein → MASEIKMDHREKAYSLLRVDAEKILRLIKVQMDNLTMPQCPLYEEVLDTQMFGLSREIDFAVRLGLVEEKDGKELLDSLERELTALHEASTKKS, encoded by the coding sequence ATGGCGTCTGAAATTAAAATGGATCACCGGGAAAAAGCCTATTCTCTTTTAAGGGTGGACGCAGAGAAAATTTTGCGCTTAATTAAAGTCCAAATGGATAATTTAACGATGCCCCAATGTCCATTATATGAAGAAGTATTGGATACACAAATGTTTGGCCTATCCCGTGAAATAGATTTTGCAGTCAGACTAGGCTTGGTGGAAGAGAAGGATGGTAAGGAACTACTCGATTCATTAGAACGAGAACTTACTGCCTTACATGAAGCATCCACAAAAAAATCATAA
- the ctaD gene encoding cytochrome c oxidase subunit I — MSSKAQKKGFGATIWDYLTTVDHKKIAILYLIAGGLFFLIGGIEAMIIRIQLALPDSNFVSAGLYNEVLTMHGTTMIFLAAMPLVFAFMNAVMPLQIGARDVAFPFVNSLGFWLFFFGGVFINLSWFLGGAPDAGWTSYASLSLASPGHGVDFYALGLQITGFGTLMGGINFLVTIINMRAPGMTYMRMPMFTWTTFVTSALILFAFPPLTVGMFMLTFDRMFGAQFFEVAGGGNTIIWEHLFWIFGHPEVYILILPAFGIFSEIFAVFSRKRLFGYSSMVFATVLIGFLGFMVWAHHMFTVGLGNIANAIFAVATMTIAIPTGMKIFNWLLTMWGGNIKFTTPMLWAAAFIPSFLMGGVTGVMLAAAPADYQYHDTYFVVAHFHYVIVGGVVFALLAGTQFYWPKMFGTMLNETLGKITFWTFLIGFHLTFFIQHFLGLMGMPRRIWKFLPNQGLETGNLVSSIGAAFMAFGVIVMLINIVVTSVRNKRVGNDPWGDGRTLEWAIPSPPPFYNFKQLPLVRGIDTWWIEKMEGKKELTPAEPLGDIHMPNGSILPVFISLGLFIAAFGAMYHGDEGNTWGIPVLIIGLAIALGSMLIRSLKDDHGFHIHKEELIEDDNDKGVKA; from the coding sequence GTGAGTAGTAAAGCTCAGAAAAAAGGCTTTGGTGCTACCATATGGGACTATTTAACAACAGTAGACCATAAAAAGATCGCAATTCTTTATTTAATTGCAGGGGGATTGTTCTTTTTAATCGGTGGTATTGAAGCAATGATCATTCGTATCCAGCTTGCACTTCCTGATAGTAACTTTGTCAGCGCTGGTCTTTATAACGAAGTTCTCACAATGCATGGTACAACCATGATATTCTTGGCGGCAATGCCACTTGTATTCGCATTTATGAATGCGGTCATGCCGTTACAAATCGGTGCACGCGATGTTGCGTTCCCATTTGTTAACTCACTAGGATTTTGGTTGTTTTTCTTTGGGGGAGTATTCATTAACTTATCATGGTTCTTAGGTGGCGCTCCTGATGCAGGTTGGACTTCATATGCTTCATTGTCATTGGCATCACCGGGACATGGGGTGGATTTCTACGCATTAGGTTTACAGATCACAGGTTTTGGTACATTAATGGGTGGAATTAACTTCTTAGTTACCATTATTAATATGCGTGCGCCAGGTATGACATATATGCGTATGCCAATGTTTACTTGGACAACTTTTGTAACATCTGCATTAATTTTATTTGCCTTCCCTCCACTAACAGTAGGGATGTTCATGTTAACATTTGACCGTATGTTTGGCGCTCAGTTCTTTGAAGTTGCCGGCGGCGGTAATACAATTATTTGGGAACATTTATTCTGGATTTTCGGACACCCAGAAGTTTATATCTTGATCTTACCTGCATTCGGTATTTTCTCGGAAATCTTTGCAGTATTCTCAAGAAAAAGATTGTTCGGTTATTCATCAATGGTGTTTGCGACAGTCTTGATCGGATTCCTTGGTTTCATGGTTTGGGCTCACCATATGTTTACAGTTGGTCTAGGTAATATTGCAAATGCAATCTTTGCGGTTGCAACAATGACGATCGCTATTCCAACGGGTATGAAAATATTCAACTGGCTATTAACAATGTGGGGCGGTAATATTAAATTTACAACGCCAATGTTATGGGCAGCAGCATTCATTCCTTCATTCTTAATGGGTGGGGTAACAGGTGTAATGCTTGCAGCTGCGCCAGCGGATTATCAATATCATGATACTTATTTCGTAGTAGCTCACTTCCACTATGTAATTGTTGGTGGTGTAGTATTCGCATTATTAGCCGGAACTCAATTCTATTGGCCAAAAATGTTTGGAACAATGCTAAATGAAACATTAGGAAAAATCACTTTCTGGACATTCCTAATTGGTTTCCATTTAACATTCTTTATTCAACATTTCTTAGGTCTAATGGGTATGCCACGTCGTATTTGGAAGTTCCTTCCAAATCAAGGGCTTGAAACTGGTAACTTAGTAAGCTCAATCGGTGCAGCGTTTATGGCATTCGGTGTTATTGTCATGTTAATTAATATTGTTGTGACATCTGTTCGTAACAAAAGAGTTGGAAATGACCCTTGGGGAGATGGACGTACGCTTGAATGGGCAATCCCATCACCACCGCCTTTCTATAACTTTAAACAACTTCCATTAGTTCGTGGTATTGACACTTGGTGGATTGAAAAAATGGAAGGTAAAAAAGAATTAACACCAGCAGAACCACTTGGTGACATCCATATGCCAAATGGATCAATTTTGCCAGTATTCATTTCATTAGGATTATTTATTGCAGCATTTGGCGCAATGTATCACGGAGATGAAGGAAATACTTGGGGAATTCCTGTGTTAATTATTGGATTAGCGATTGCATTAGGATCTATGTTAATACGTTCTCTTAAAGATGATCATGGTTTCCATATTCATAAAGAAGAACTAATTGAAGATGATAACGATAAGGGGGTTAAGGCGTAA